The window ATCATGTGGTAAACCTGTGCTGGCGTTGAAGGAACAACAACCTGCATGTTTTGTTCAGCACATAACTGAAGGTAACGCTCAAGACGAGCAGAAGAGTGCTCAGGGCCTTGACCTTCATAACCGTGAGGAAGCAACATAGTTAGGCCACATAGACGTGCCCATTTTTGCTCACCTGACGAGATAAATTGGTCAATAACAACTTGTGCACCGTTTGCGAAGTCACCAAATTGTGCTTCCCAAAGGGTTAGACCGCTCGGCTCTGCTGTTGCATAGCCGTACTCAAATGCCAACACAGCTTCTTCTGACAATACAGAGTCAAACACTTGGAATGGCCCTTGTTTGTCATGAATGTTCGCAAGAGGAACATACGTGCTGGCATCTGATTGATTGTGTAGTACAGAGTGACGGTGGAAGAACGTACCACGGCCAGAATCTTGGCCAGAAATACGAATACGCTTACCGTCGTCAACAAGTGTTGCGTAAGCCAGAGTTTCAGCCATACCCCAATCAACTTGTTTCTCACCATTCACCATGGCAGTTCGATCGTTGTACAGTTTATTTACTCGGCTTTGCAGCTTGTGGCTGTCTGGGTATTGGCAAAGTTTAGTACCAAGCTCTTTCAGGCGCTCGATATCAATCTTATTGTCCCACTCGATGTTCCAGTCGTGACCTAGGTAAGGAGACCAGTCGACAGAGTGAAGTGCCATTGGGCGCCACTCTTTAACCACAACTTCACCGTGATCAAGTGCATCACGATATTCGTTAACGAGTTGAGTTGCCGTATCAATACCAAACTCACCGCGCTCCATTAACACATCGGCATAAAGCTTACGTGGTGTTGGATGCTTCTTGATTTTTTGGTACATCAAAGGCTGTGTTGCATTCGGCTCATCGGCTTCGTTGTGACCGTGGCGACGGTAACAAACCAAATCAATAACAACATCACGCTTAAAAGTATTACGGTAATCCAATGCAAGACGCGCTACGAACGCAACCGCTTCTGGATCATCAGAATTAACGTGGAAAATCGGAGCCTGAACCATCTTCGCGATATCTGTACAATACATCGTAGAACGTGTATCGCGAGGGTTAGACGTTGTAAAACCAACTTGGTTGTTTACAACGATACGAACCGTACCACCGACACAGAAACCACGCGCTTGAGACATGTTAAACGTCTCTTGCACTACGCCCTGACCAGCGATAGCTGAATCACCGTGGATCGTAATTGGAAGTACACGACTGCCGTCTTTATCGTCTAGACGATCTTGTCGAGCACGTACTGAACCGATAACTACCGGGTTTACGATTTCTAAGTGAGATGGGTTAAATGCAAGTGCTAAGTGAACGTTGCCGCCTGGGGTTGCGAAATCCGCAGAGAAACCTTGGTGGTATTTCACATCACCCGTACCCCATGAATCATCGCTGTGCTTGCCCGCAAATTCGTCAAACAGGTCTTGTGGCTTTTTACCAAGCACATTGA is drawn from Vibrio sp. SNU_ST1 and contains these coding sequences:
- the sucA gene encoding 2-oxoglutarate dehydrogenase E1 component, translated to MHNGVMKAWLESSHLAGANATYVEELYELYLSDPDSVSDEWRSVFEELPVQASEAVEQPHSRVREYFRRLAQETKHYSVQVSDPDVDAKQVKVLQLINAYRFRGHQSANLDPLGLWERDTVAELDPSFHTLTEEDLNETFNVGSYAIGQETMVLKDLYKSLKQTYCGSIGAEYMHMTNTEQKRWIQQRLESVSGQPSFNKEEKQAFLEELTAAEGLERYLGAKFPGAKRFSLEGGDALIPMTKEIIRHAGGQGMREVVVGMAHRGRLNMLVNVLGKKPQDLFDEFAGKHSDDSWGTGDVKYHQGFSADFATPGGNVHLALAFNPSHLEIVNPVVIGSVRARQDRLDDKDGSRVLPITIHGDSAIAGQGVVQETFNMSQARGFCVGGTVRIVVNNQVGFTTSNPRDTRSTMYCTDIAKMVQAPIFHVNSDDPEAVAFVARLALDYRNTFKRDVVIDLVCYRRHGHNEADEPNATQPLMYQKIKKHPTPRKLYADVLMERGEFGIDTATQLVNEYRDALDHGEVVVKEWRPMALHSVDWSPYLGHDWNIEWDNKIDIERLKELGTKLCQYPDSHKLQSRVNKLYNDRTAMVNGEKQVDWGMAETLAYATLVDDGKRIRISGQDSGRGTFFHRHSVLHNQSDASTYVPLANIHDKQGPFQVFDSVLSEEAVLAFEYGYATAEPSGLTLWEAQFGDFANGAQVVIDQFISSGEQKWARLCGLTMLLPHGYEGQGPEHSSARLERYLQLCAEQNMQVVVPSTPAQVYHMIRRQVVRPMRRPLIVMSPKSLLRHPLCTSSLEDLADGTFQPAIAEIDDLAPENVKRVVFCSGKVYFDLLDQRRKNEQDDVAIVRIEQLYPFPYEDVRAAIAQYTNVVDYVWCQEEPQNQGAWYSSQHNFRAAIPVGADIQYAGRPASASPAVGYMSVHLKQQKALVDDALTLLKN